In Pseudomonas oryzihabitans, the DNA window CGTGCCACCGTGGGGCTCGATCACATCGCCATAGAGGGTAATGATCAGCGAACTGGCGCGGACGGGACCGTTCTGCTGGAAGCGGGCGATCAGTTGATCGAGTTGCGGCTGACTGCTCATGGGCGAATGCATGGAAAAGGAGCCGCGACTATACCCGCGCGGCCGCGGCGCTGACCACGCCCCTCCGCAGGGCTGTTCAGGACAACGAAGGCGTCTTGGGGCGGAAACCGGCATCCACCTGCCGCGGCCGATTCGCCTCCACCGCCGTCAGGGGCGCACACTCCGCCAATCCCTGCCGGCAACGCTGTGCCAGCAACTGGTATTCCGCCGTGCCCCGCTGCTTCCAAGCCAGCTCTTCGGCGCTCAGGGTGCGCACCACCTTGGCCGGCGAGCCCATCACCACGCTTAGCGGCGGGCACTCGAAGCCAGCCTTGACGAAGGCGGTGGCCGCTACCAGGCAGCGCTCGCCGATCCGCGCGTTGTCCATGACCACGGCGTTCATGCCTACCAGGCTGTCCGCGCCGATATGGCAGCCATGGAGCACGGCGCCATGACCGATATGGCCGTTCGACCCCACCACGGTGTCACTGGCGGGAAAGCCGTGCAGAACGCAGGTGTCCTGAACATTGGCGCCCTCCTCCAGCAGGATTCGCCCAAAGTCGCCCCGCAAGGCGGCCAGGGGGCCGACATAGCACCCCGGTCCGACGATGACGTCGCCGATCAGTACGGCGGTGGGGTGCACGAAGGCACTGGGATCCACGACCGGCACCAGGCCGTCGAGTCGGTAACAAGGCATCTGGCGATCTCCTCTACGCGGCCGCCCTGGCAAGCCGACTGAACGAAACACGCGGCAGCCTCGCCAGACAGGGCTGCACTCAAGGGCTGGCAAGGGACGACGGTAGGTCAGGCCCAAGGTCCCTCGGCCATCCCACCCTGACGAACACAACCAATACGCCAAAGAGACACAAATTAAAACCATAACGTTGATTATTTGTATCGGTTAGTGCCTATACTG includes these proteins:
- the paaY gene encoding phenylacetic acid degradation protein PaaY, whose amino-acid sequence is MPCYRLDGLVPVVDPSAFVHPTAVLIGDVIVGPGCYVGPLAALRGDFGRILLEEGANVQDTCVLHGFPASDTVVGSNGHIGHGAVLHGCHIGADSLVGMNAVVMDNARIGERCLVAATAFVKAGFECPPLSVVMGSPAKVVRTLSAEELAWKQRGTAEYQLLAQRCRQGLAECAPLTAVEANRPRQVDAGFRPKTPSLS